ATGcccatcacctccagagaaagggaagagcctagaagatttaaaggaaacttagtttgatagcatcgtgtctggcaagaactcacttattgATAGCTGAAATGTAAAAtccttatttttgttgttgttttgttactgtagtccccatttccctattgtttgtctgtataatctctgtctggttctgtaattgtttctgtctgctgtataattaattttgctgggtgtaaactaattaaggtggtgggatataattggttaaatcatgttacaatatgttagcaTTGGTtcgttaaatttcagtaaaataattgGTTACGGTATGGCTTAGCAAAACTCAAGTTTTACAATATAgtttgcagtcaatcaggaagtaaggggggaatgggaacagggaatgggggtggtggaatttaaattatgttttgctaagggcgggaatgggaacagggacacaaggCAAGGCTCaatggcatcagagctgggaagggggacactgaggaaggaaactagaatctaaataaataaatgttaaactaaactaaaataaatgttaaaccCCATATTGGGGGATCACTAAACCTAAcgtttaaaaatatataaggcATCCTGTGATGAAATTGCCcttttaattttataattatgttGTGCCTCACCCTTTTACCATGGGTGACGAGAGCCAACGCATCAGCCATTTGCTGCTTAGCCCTCATATGATGTTGCAAGCAAGTGACCCATGTGGGATTGCTGGTGTTACagctcagggcaactgcacctgttttCCCCCTCCACGGTCCAGCCAGGATACCTACTCTAGgccctggctcctcagccatcacctatCTTGGAGGAGATCCACATCTATCTCCTCCTGACTGGGGGTttttcaggctgcacagttccctgcatACACTCTATTATTCCCCACAAaacagggtatgtcttcactacccgccagatcggcgggcagcgatcgatccagcggggatcgatagTCTAGACaggataaatcaacccccgagtgctctcccatccactcctgtactccagcaccgcGAGAGGCgtaggcagagtcgatgggggagcggcagcagtcgactcaccgcggtggagACACGACGGTAAGtcgtctaagtacgtcgacttcagctatgttattcacatagctgaagctgcgtaacttagatcgatcccccccaccagtgtagaccagggctgagactACCTAGacaggccagcatctgcactttTGTTTCTCCTCACAGGCTATGAACTAGGGGTGTAAATATCGTTTTTAAAAGTACCAGTTGAAACTATTAATCATATTGGTTAACTGTTTGTTTGTTAACAAGTTCACAATCTAGTCCACGTATATATTATCTTTGTCAAGTGTCTTTACTAACAATAAAAACAGACAGTCTTATGagtgggggttggggtctgggctgccgcctggccccaCACAAAGGTCTGAGTCAGGGGCTGCCGTGCGGCCCCGCCCAGCAGGTGTTGGGGTCGggggctgctgcccagccctgcccggcaGAGGTCAGGggctgccacccagccccacacagcGGGGGTCAGGCTCCGGGCTGCTGCCCCCTGGTCTCTAAGGGCATGGGTCGGGATCTAGGGCTGTTGCCTGGCTCTACAAAGTTGTGTCCAGGTCAGGGCTGCCGTCTGGCCCCATATGGTGGGGTCGGGGCTGCTGccaatttgttttaaaagctaACTGCAATATATTAACGGTAAGACTAATACTTATCGGTTAACCATTTAACtgtttaacattttacatccctactaATTGCCCCCCTCAGTtataccacacagctctttctaagcaagcatatttagtcttaaggtgaaagcattacagagagaaCAATGAGTTCCCATATAcatgcttcagagtaacagccgtgttagtctgtattcgcaaaaagaaaaggaggacttgtggcaccttagatgaagtgagctgtagctcacgaaagctcatgctcaaataaatcggttagtctctaatgtgccacaagtcctccttttctttttgcatatacatGCTAAAAGTTTAGCAACAGTCACTCATCAGTTTTATGGGGCTCCTGTAGaccaaagtccttccaacccttatcAGGAGGGATGAGGGGGCCCCCGTCTGCTTggtggatcagaaagaaggccctgagttaGTTGAAACTCAGGctgtttatccaaaagtcctttcttgtGTTTGTTGGTTTCTGGAGACTCCAGATTGAAGAAGTATATACGAGTGTAGCCAAATGGTAGACCCTCTCTAGAGCTGAGACAGCCTGAGGAAATCTgcctaattcccccccccccaagctgttCTTACTTCTTGGTGGGTTGTAGTCATCCTCCCCTGAGGAATTACATAAAtacctggcccacaatgatacaatGAAACTTAACAAGGTAAGATCTCACAAGGTATTGCAGGAAATTACCATATCTGCCATAGCTAGAAGAGACATCTCAACGATGACAGTCTTGCAGGTGGTGTATTTACTGTTGCTGATGCTTGTTCTTGGTGAGCAATAGGAGGATAACACCATGGGAATTTCCCCAACCTTACAAATGCCTGCATGGCCTCTTTCCTTGTAGAAACAACTTCTTTCTCTTTCGCACCAGAAGGCATCTGAGCATTGTCTTTGGTAACCTGACTGAGGCCTGTAGTTGCTACTGTAACATAAGgatgaaaaaaatctaaatgctTGCTGTGAAGCTTATCCTTCTAAACCACTTCATTTTAGCCACCAGCATTTCCCATAAGCATTTCCAGCTCCTCCCTCATCTTCTCAGGAGAAATGGGCTCCATGGCAGCCTTTTTCGTGTATTTGCAATAACCACATAAGGAGGTTTCCTGCCCAGACCTTTCCCAGACTCTGCAACAGCTGCGTCATCAGAATCCACCTCTGTGCAGACACTGCATCCTTTAGCCTTAAAAAATGCTCGGGTTGACTGGTTGTTTCATTCACAAATTAGCCATAAATTTCTTTGTGGCAGTTCTCTGTGGCCGGCTGCATCCAAAGCTGCCAGACTGAGAAGTGCCCAGTGATGATAAAGCTGTGCTGGTGATGCAAACCTGCTCTTTTGCCTTTTCTGAAGACTTCTCTCCCCTCTTTGCCAGTGGATTATGACCGCTGCTTCTATTCCGACTCCATTTCATTGGGGGTGAAAGTCATTCCTGTGCCGAGGCCTATGCTCTTACCCTCCCCACAGTGAGAGATCTGCCCCACGTTTTTTGTCAGTCATTTGGGATGACATGTATTGCTCATTTGCAGCTTCACAATTCGTGAATGATGCTGCTATTCCAAACTTGTGCTAATAAAACCTTTATATCACATTATATCATCAtgcattgccccccccccccccaactacagATGGAGATAGCTAAAATGTCTCTCTCTATAGCAAGACTGAGTCTTCATTTCAGGTAGTGCCTCCCTGCAACCTTTCAGCATATCTGACATGCATATGCATACAGTACACAGGCATGTCAAAATGAGCATGCCCTGTAGATTACAAGGCATTCAAAGCTTGCCTTCAGGAGCCAGCCTGCAGTCATTTATACTCTCCCATAGACACTAAATGTAAAATCCATGTAAACTTTAAGAAAACTCTATACAAAAGTTTTGGTGCATTTACTGGGAATTGTTCTCAATACTTTTAGGCATCAGTGCCTGTCTTACCCAGTCCCCACTTCTTTTTCTTGGATTTTAACCCCTTTCTGGATTCCCAAGGTTCCAGGGAGCAATATTTTTCCAGCCCATCAGGTTTTCCAGTGATCTCAATCATGTCAGCATGTCTCCAACAGAGCAGCGCTGCATCTGTAAATGATTTGTTCTCTGCCTTTCCCAGAGGAGATGACTCATTTCAACTTTAATTATTTGGAGCTCTGGGAGTTACTTTTTGGATTAATAGTTAAGAGCTTGTTACAATCTGCCtctcctgattattttttttttaaattttttaacaaaattttaGTTAAGtgtcaaagaaggaaaagatGTTGCAAAACCTGCCAATGAAGTGAGGATAGCTAAAAGAAAACATTCAGGGAGTGCCAGTGTCCTCCAGCATTTACTGCTGTGACCATGTCCGAGATGGAAAACCACATCAATCAAGTGAGTAGCACTGCTGATTTATTTATGTTAACCCCATAATTTATGCAGATGAGGATGCCAGTCAAGGGGCGTACGCCTCCAGTGATCAGCTGTGAAAGTCACTTAAAGGGAAAACACCAATCAGGATAAATTTGTGGGAAGGCAGTAAGGAAGGCCAGAGACAAATAGGAAAAGCAAAGTGATAGGACCTTAGACAGAAATGGCtccaaaaatgcattttccctTTATTTAAGCCTTCTCACCTTTCCCTATAGCACTATTTGAGGTCGTCAGAACTGACTCAAGGGCAATTGTTTGAGAGCTAACTTAATAGTTTATACTTTATAGAGAGCTTTTTcatttgtagatctcaaagctctttacacaGGTGGGTAAGCATTATCCTCCATTTTACTAAGGGCGTATGCTTAAAatacagagaagttaaataacttgcccaatATCACAAGTAAAAGCACTGTCCAAACCAAGGTTGGAGCCTAGGTATGCTGGTTCCTAAGCCTGTGTTTAATTCATAAGGCCACAGTGTGTAGGACATCTAGATGAGTGATACACAAGCGGCTTCAGTGCGAATGGGCTGACATTTAGCCTAGTGCTGATGGTGCTAAACCTCCAAACTACTTCCAAAGCAATGTGATGATACCTTTCCCACATACATCCTTCACAAAGAGTATGATGTGGCAATTCTGACTGAATGGTGCTCTGATGCTATAGTTTGAAGTGAATCTTTCATGATGTTAGGTTCTGTGGTGATGGGACTGGAAGCTGGATCTGTAGGGTAAGGATGGCTGATGCCTCCGCGCCACTTCCTGGCAGCCAAGTTAGGGCTGCATGTAATTACCACATAGACCCTGTGGAGATAAATACCCCAGGAAGTACTGCCTTGGAAGATGAATGACAGCTTCTCTCATGGCCCCTGATTGGTCCAGGCACTCTACTTAAGCCCAGGAGGTGTTCCAGGAAGTGTCTGTGCAACAAAATGGACTCTTCCATCAGCCATAATGATGGATCTACTTCTTGGACTCCTGGCCCTAGCTCCAACCCTTGGCACTGATtcctggttcctgactccagctctgacctttgGTGCAGGCTTCTGACACAACTGCTCTGGCCATTAGGCCTGACCACCTTAGAGTCATCATGGgttgttttctgaaaacatctgctcagtgtacaGTGCCAGTCAAAAaaggctaacaatgttaggagctATTAGGacagggatagaaaataagacagaaaatataagcatgtcactatataaagccatggtacatccacactttgaatactgcatgcagttctggtcacctcatgtCAAAAGAGAGATACTAGAATTAGAAAATAAtcacagaaaagggcaacaaaaatgactaggggaatggaagagcttccatataagagattaaaaagacttggactgttcagtttagatgAGAGATGACTCTGGAGGGTTACGAtggaggtgtataaaatcatggatGATATGGAGAAAAATGAATAATGAAGTATTACATAAGGActtacttcttcatacaatgcacagtcaacctgtggaactcattgtcaggggatgttttgaaagacaaaagtataactaggttcaaaaaagaattagataagttaataggggataggtccatcattgcCAGAGTCGAGATAgttagggatgcaacctcatgctctgggtgtccctaaacctctgattgccagaagctgggactggacaacaggggatggatcactcaataattgccctgttttgttcatttcctctgaagcatgtggcaggACACTGGgtttagatggaccattggtctgaccagtatggctattcttatacCATTGCTCTGACCACTGTGCCTGGCTGCCCAAGCCCCAGTTATGATATGACATCATATATTAATACCACAAATAAGATACTGAAATGGCTTATCTCACTAGTTCAGACCATCTGTAGGTAAGGAAGTATTTTGGAATCATCTGATCTCAATTGTATCTGGAAAGCTGGTGGTCGTAATGCATCCTGTATACAGCGTTCAGTACATATAGGCACAGAAGGGAGAATGGGAAGAGAAGATAAAGGAAGAAACTAGAGGAGAAAAGTAGGCAGAATGCAGGGGAGAGATGAGATGAGCTACAAGCAGGGATAGAGTGGTGTAGTGTTTCAAAAGGAGGTGTAAACCCGTCCTTATTGAAGTCAGGGGGAATTTTGCCATGGCCTTCACTGGGGTCAGGACTTCACTCATGGAGTTCAAAATATATGTGAAAAGAGAGAGTGTCCACAAAGGAATTTAAGCATGATCAGAGCAGCAGGGTAGGATTTTAGCTGCTGGAGGTTGAAGGGTGAAGTGGGGAACTGGAATGGAGGAGATTACAGTAGCGTAGGCAAGCTAGAATCATGGTATGAACCAAGGTTTTGGTAGCagagatgggggaaaggggagtCTTTTAGAAAGGTATTACTGAGGGAGAAACAAATAGTTTTGGCAAGAGCTTGGAtgtgaggagggaaggaaaggggagagtcAAAGATGGGAGTTTGAGTTATTGGAATAGCAGAGATTCAAAGGAAAATTCAGGGGTGTTTATGGGAATCCCCACTGAAAATAAGCGAGTGTGTCACAAAAGCCCTTAAGTGTTCTGTGATGGGGACACTCGCTCATGAGTGCCTCCTGTTGGCTGGGTGTGATGCTGCAAGCTCACCTGCTCCAGGCACACCTTGTAGCTTGTTGACCTTACTAGGTGGGTTTTCAGTGGCCAggaccggctccaggcaccagctttccaagcaggtgcttggggcggcacttCGAAGGGGCGGCAGTTCCTCCGGCTGTGGCGGCAATTTGGCAGCAGCTACTTTGTGCTGCCCGCCGTGGCGGCAAATCGGCGGCGGCTTCTTCCTTTTGCCATCCGCGGCAGCagtttttttttcactgcttggggcagcaaaaactgtagagccggccctgtcagTGGCTCAGCACTCCAGCCAAGTCATTCAGTCAAAAATGGCTGAACCCCTCCTGGGGTAGCAAAGAATTCAACACACTGTCTGTCCTCACCAGGATCTTCAACCCTGTCTCCGGACCCCTTTAATTCCTGCTCTTCACTTGGGCTTCCAAACAGAGCCTAGTCCTTCTATGGGTTCAGGCCACTTGGCTGGTAGGTGGGGGACCCAggtccacccactactctgggttccagcccagcaaCCTTGCACACAGCAGCCACATACTGCTTCCTTCAgtttgctgctgctattccctgggccTTTTCCCACGTAGCCCCATTTTTCTTCACCCTGACCTCAGTACTGAAGCTCTCAAATTCTCTTTCTCCTCACTGAGCATAAGTATGATCAGAACCCATCTTCTGATTCTCTTCTGGCACTCCCACAACCAGCAACAAACACCCTTCCTTGCTCCTCTTGTCCAGCCAGGAACTGCCCTGCTCAGCTCGTTTAGCTCCTTTTATCTGAACCTGCTGGACCCTGATTGGCTGTGTCTACGCAGCCTCTCTaagcaggcctggaggacccaccttcgcTGCTGCTTTCCTGGGGCATGACGTGGTAGTACTGCGGGGCCTCTAGCAGCGGGCCACAAAGGCCGAGTTCATCCCATCACTCATATTTACAAATCCGTGTTGCTTTTCAATGGATGGCACAGCATGCAGGGTCAGAGTAACTAGGGAAGGAAAAGACTTAGAAGATTGCTGCATCCATTTCTCTACCAACAGAATAGAGGACTTGCCAGAGATTAAATGGGCACTAAATATGAACCTTAGTCAAAAAGATGGCAAGCAGCCCTTTTAATAATTCTTTGGTATTTAATATATTAAACTGAGGTCTACATTAAATGCATATTGGGGAAACTTAAAAAGGTAACTATTACAGATTTTGTTACAAGACCAGAAAGCTGGCTGGTCTGCAACAAAAGGAGCTCTTGAGGTGAAAAGGAAAACATCTATTCCAAAAAGAACCTTTCcatctttaaaataaacacactgTGACTTTTACACTAAAAGTCTCTTATATTTCCAAGTGCTTGGCCAATCAGAAAGTGTTGGAAGCTGAGCACAAAGCCTCAGTAGCATTAATAAAACAGGGCTTATCCATCTTTTAAAGTTAAAGCATAAGGGTTATTTCAAGGAGCTGAGATATATACATCTAGATGGGTGATAGATGCTGTGCACAGGGAATGATTAGCTTACTAACAAAATGTCAGTATCAGCCCTGGGAAGAGTTGcgggaaaggagaaagaaaagcatgggatgggagggagcagaaaataaagttttaacaaaagtgaaagggaaagaagagagCAATGCAAATCAGTCTGGGCAAAGCATTTGCATTCACTAGAGTCAGGTTGCTCTAAAGTACAACAAAGAGAGAGGATCAAGTCACTTGCACAGCTGATCGGAGTCTTGAAAgcaggtaggtgtgtgtgtgtgtgtaaaagtaaaatatattattttgtttgcttgctttaatataaatatataggaTGCCTCTAAAAATGTAGTTTATGGGTCAAGTTCAGCACCCTGTTAAATCTGAATGACTCCACTGGAATGGAGAGCATATGGATTTGTTCTGGATTTTCACCATTGTAATCGAAAGCAGAATATGAATGGGTGGCCCTGATTCTAAGCTGCATTGCAGACCCTTCCTACTTATACTGCCCCAGACCATACAGAAGCCCAAATCCAGACAGATCTCTctgaagtgtgtgtatgtggggagaagaggtggttgtATAGTGTTGACAAAGGAACCCCTCACAATTTCTGATATAGAATCTTGCCCAATGGTGGGAATGTACATTGCTGGAGCACTCTGGCCTGCAGCCATTCAGGCCATCATAACTGACAGCCATTCCTGAGGTTGCTCTAAATTGTGCTGGGGGCTGATTAGGGATTTGGAAGACGCAAAGGTGATTTGTCTGGGCTGTGCCACCTGAGCTGCGACATGCATAGTCAGAGACACCAGTGCCCCTAGATTTCCATGAATGATATTTTTGGTTTTTAACATGACCTGGTACAAGCAAGTAAAACTGTAACTAAATCTGCTCACCTACATATGTTAATTACAGATGGACCGAGCCGGGAGTCTAGTGTCCGAACCACCTGCTAACTAACTCTGGGGGTAGCTTGGAGCTGATTCCATTTCTGGAGTGGACAACTCGAGCTCCCCTCCAGCACTCATAGATGACTAAAATATGTGTGGATGCATGTTGCTGTTTTTTGGTCTGTGTGTTTTGCTGTGTCTGTGATATTAAGAATACACTGACATATATTTAAAGGAATGATTCAAAAAATGAACCCTAGTTGCAATCTCGGTACTGATCCTAATGGCTAGGAGAGTGGAGAAGTCTTTTCTCTAAACAAAAACTGCAAGGAAACGTGCAAAATTTGCCCCTGCCAGGAAATGGGCAGTGGTTCTTCTAAGTCCCACAGGAATGGGTGAAGTGGGCAATGAATGTGGACAGTAAGAAACTTAGTGCACATAACACAAGGACTCAAGTTCATCCCAGGTGTAACCCAGTTAGTCTAGGAAGGCAGAGAGGTCCAGTGGATGAGACATTGATTGGGGATGGATGGACCGTGTTGGTTTCTACTCTCAGATCTGTTTATGGCTCACTGTGGTCCAATCTAGCAAaatacttcagcacatgcttaactttaagcatgtgagtcatccaattgaagttagtgggactagttgtgtttaaaattaatcatgtgcttaaagtgctttgctggctcTGTATctatgtgactgtgggcaagtctatgagggcttgattctgcaaggtgcctGCCAAGTACTttggctccaatccagcaaagcaaaCCACTGTAGGACTAGtcatgtgcttaatgttaagcacatgcataaatacTTTGCTGGGTTGGGACTAAAATCCTtagtaccttgcaggattgagaccttaatcgctctgtgactcagtttccttaTTTCAGCAATTGGTATACTAATATTTTGCAAGGTGCTTTGAGACctgtggatgaaaagtgttatgtAAGGGGTAGGAAATATGGTGTTCCTATGTctggaaagtgcctagcacattgtgaGCACACCTGCAATATGCAAAATAATACTTGTTATTGTTACTTCAGTGATATTACAGCAGAAATGAACTAGTCACATAAAATCTGTATGATCAGATACAATGATTTACACATGGAATTAAAAAGAGCTGGGGCTTCCATTTCACCTGGAATCTCTGCGCTTATCCTCTGAAATTTCCGATAATTACCAGTTATCATCCCATCAacatttctccttttttaaaatgctttcagcCTTTTTCAATGGTAGAGGAAACAAGCGATTTTTCCTAAATCTGATCTTTTCAATAAAAGTTTGTCATGAATATGGTCATTTCCCTCCCTCCAATTATATCATTATTGAGAGCTGTTTTTCAAGGCACATTGATAGCTCTCAGATGGGTTATTATATGAATGTGGTTTATAAATGGACTTTTATTACTCATTACAGTTAGTTTGAAGGGGTCAGGTTCTTCCTTTCAGTGCATTCATGCCTTTATCTTTTTTAACAGTCATCTCTGGTCAATCATAGCGATATAGAAATATTAGGATACCTGTCAAAAGTTAAATAGTCCTAACCTTAATTTTTAttgtgattaaaaatatatatatatatatattttgctatTGCTATCAGGAGTAATGGTGCATCTTACCAAAAGTTTAAACTGCCCCTTTCAGCAtatattaaatatgtatttatccTTCATAGAAAACAGGAAATATCAGCACAAGTACCACAATGATGCAAAAAATAGAGTTCAAGTAGGGTTGAACTAGAGTTGCCAAGACTGGTGAtaaagggttttatttttctcattgGGTTGCTAGAtttacagggccaaattctgctctcagccacACTAGTGTAAAATAGATGTAACTGATTGCAATGGAGCTAATTcaggtttgcacaggtgtaaatgagatcagactgTGGCCCATAGCATTCTAGCTCAGCAGAAAGTCAAGGatttggcagagagagagagattgtagGTGGTTAGACGAAGCGAATGAGAGCCAGGACTCTTGATCTGCAGTACTCGCTGGGGAAGTCATTTAACTTTGCTGCGTCTCAGTTTATCCATCTTTTAAGTAAGTCTAATACCATTTGCATATTTTTCCAGGGGTGTTTTGAATGGTAGttgacatcaatgggctttggatcaggactttaattaattaatatttgtaaactgCCCTAACATCCTCTGATGACAGGCAATATAGAAATGCAAAGTTATGATTTCATTTTGTGACTTACTATGAGCCTGTTAAATGACAGTTAAACTGATaccatccgatgaagcgagctgtagctaacaaaagcttatgctcaaataaattttttagtctctaaggtgccacaagtactccttttctttttgtgaatacagactaagacggctgctactctgaaaccagttcacTGGTGTCACTGAAACCAACAATCAAACTCTGAGCTTTACCATAACCCATAGAGTGAAACACAGAAAATTATCCATGCACTAAAGAAAAAACTGATGCTCTAAGTCTGAGTTAGAGCTCTTAGAGTCTGGAGTGCTGCCAAAGTTCTGGCCTGGGACTTGGTGATCTCTGAAACGCACAACTGTTCATTGTTGTTGTTCTGGGTACTCTTAAGTACTTTAGCTGCGATAAGTAACACACCGTTTAAAGAATATTTACAGAAAGAGGGAATTAACTCCTGTCACATGACTTTATGGCACAAGAAAATGTAACAGGAGAAGTCAATAGGCAATGATGTCAGGTGAACTTTGCTGAAATGACATGGATAGAATGTACTCCGTGGAAAAGCAAAAGAGGCATCTAACTAACTCTCTGCATTAGTCTTAACCCTTAGTGCATCAAGACTGAATGAAGTCCTCCAGGGTAGGCTTTATAGAGGAAGTGCAAccttaggtatgtctacacttaaaacctTACAGGGGTGCAGCTGCAGCTGCGCCCCTGTAgttcttcagtgtagacattacctatgccaacaggaggtgttctcccatcggtgtaggtaaTTAACCTCCCAGAGAGGCTGTAgttaggctgatggaagaattcttcccttgacctagTGCTAGTTAGTATAGCTGTCtctgaggggtgtggatttttcatacctctgAGAGACATAGATGCACCCATGTAAGTTTCCagtttagaccaggcctcatAAACATGTCTCTagtctttctccctttccctcaaCAGATTGGCATGCTTCTCCACTGCTTTTTCTTGCTTCTCTTAAACATGACCCCATGGCATAATACAGTTATTTATGACTGGAGGGAATCAGACTTTTAGTGatgattttttcttgacaaacaTATTCGGATTGCTAATTCCAAAACAATCAGATTCCAAACAATCCCAGCAGCCACATCGTTATTTGATCCTATACTTTGAAAGTCAAAGAGTTTTGTATGATGGCATTTATGTGAATTCTGGTTTTTCTTGTATCTGATCAGAGCGCTGTGGTTTTTTCAGAACTAGCATTCTGTCACCTTGTTATCAGGTTAGCTGACTATACACTCTTCTCTTTCCTTAACGTTTCCCTGTGATTGTTCTAACAAAGTTGGTTCCTGCAGTTTCTGTATAGCAGTGAAGTGTGCCGCCCACTGTTGGCATGCAATCTAACCTAGCCGGTATTAGTTAGCCATGTGATGCAGAGTAAACTCTGGGTAAGCCTATTGCCTTGGTCAATATTTGctctagctctgggagggaagatTTTAACAGCTCCACTGACGCAAAAGATCCTAACTCTCTCTGACTTCTTTACAGAGTTGATGTGTGCATTTTGTGTCCCTCTGCCACAGATGTTGCCAGCAGCTGGAGCTGAAGATGAAGGACAGGCTGGAGGAATTGAGGATCCGAGTTAATGAAGATGAGGACTCTTTGGATACTGATGATACTCTCTCATTTGATAACCCGGTTTTCAAGGAGGATGAGACCAATCCCATAAGCAAGATATTCCAGGAAGTGTCGGATCTCTCACTGGGCCTGAGTAAACTGGAGGAGTTATCGGAGAGCATccacaagaagcagcagcaggtgctgtgCTGCACCACCGAGGAGAGCGTTTATGAAGAAAAGAAAGAGCTAAGTAACATTAAAGCCTCCTTCACTAGTCAGGCTAAAGTCATCCAGCCTCAGCTCTATGGGATTCAAGACACACTGGCCCGAGACAGCAAACAGTGGCTGGCAGGATACCGCATCCACCAGAGCCAGCTCTCTGTCCTAATCAGCCGGTACCGAGACATCATCACTCACCATTATGCCAAGGAGATGGAGTACGTGGAGAAGCTGAAGGAGCAGATCATGAGGCAAACCGAGCTGGCGGGCTTGAGCCTATGTGAAGAGGACATCAATCACCTAGTGGAAAGCCCTGTTGCTCCTCAGATTGTGGGCCAGGACCTGGAAGTGCTCAAGGCCAAGCAGCACTTGGCCATGGCCCAAGTACGCCACCGACAACTGTTGGACCTAGAGGTCCAGATCAGTGAGCTGCACTCGCTTTTCCTGCACTTGGAGGTGCTGGTTTCGGAGCAGCACGAGGTCATCAACAACATTGAGTACAACGTCCTGCATACGCTTGATTACGTGTCCCAGTCCAACGAGGAG
Above is a window of Natator depressus isolate rNatDep1 chromosome 9, rNatDep2.hap1, whole genome shotgun sequence DNA encoding:
- the LOC141993570 gene encoding syntaxin-3-like, with product MKDRLEELRIRVNEDEDSLDTDDTLSFDNPVFKEDETNPISKIFQEVSDLSLGLSKLEELSESIHKKQQQVLCCTTEESVYEEKKELSNIKASFTSQAKVIQPQLYGIQDTLARDSKQWLAGYRIHQSQLSVLISRYRDIITHHYAKEMEYVEKLKEQIMRQTELAGLSLCEEDINHLVESPVAPQIVGQDLEVLKAKQHLAMAQVRHRQLLDLEVQISELHSLFLHLEVLVSEQHEVINNIEYNVLHTLDYVSQSNEEVKKALKYERQSRISAALSAVLGLCACCTCLSCVASTV